One window of the Perca flavescens isolate YP-PL-M2 chromosome 5, PFLA_1.0, whole genome shotgun sequence genome contains the following:
- the LOC114555091 gene encoding GTPase IMAP family member 8-like: MKMCVALCPPGPNVILLLVKPTDFNEEDRQKFKFILSFFGQDAFKFSMVIKTQNGEVQNASVNQVIIDCRQRQHSINFDKKDLSEHDYQELIDQMENIVTDNKGGHLNCTEQTDPMTSKPPLNLVLCGRLETWKMSAANAILGERKFGPFAKSSECVKKQGEVCGRWVSLVELPALYGKPQKAVMEELSRCFTLFDPECIHAFILVLPVGPLTDEDKKEWETIQDTFSSRVNDFTMILVPVESDPNSPAVVRFLKENVHIQELLQSCGERYVVFDLRDKQQVFNVLHAVEKMRAGDSRGFTKKMLVNPRVKNVAKPKSVLELAYKHQSRECLRMVLIGKTGCGKSATANTILGKQCFKSKACPKSVTEFCRKETGEIDGRTAIIVDTPGLFDTTLTNEEVKRELVKCVSLLAPGPHVFLLVLKIGRFTQEEKDTVELIKEFFGKNSGDYIILIFTRGDDLRNQTFENYIRDGFVEKLIEDCGGRYQVFNNRSSEDQKRAQARELLDNVESMVNRNGGGCYTSEMFQEAEAAIQKEVKRILKEKEEDIQREMMDVENKH, encoded by the coding sequence ATGAAAATGTGCGTGGCTCTTTGCCCCCCTGGACCAAATGTAATCCTGCTGTTAGTGAAGCCTACTGACTTCAATGAAGAGGACAGACAGAAATTCAAGTTCATCCTGAGTTTCTTTGGTCAAGATGCATTTAAATTCTCAATGGTcatcaaaacacaaaatggGGAGGTCCAGAATGCTTCAGTAAACCAAGTCATCATAGACTGCAGACAAAGGCAGCACAGCATTAACTTTGATAAGAAAGATCTTTCCGAACATGATTATCAAGAACTGATTGATCAGATGGAGAACATAGTGACTGACAACAAAGGAGGACATCTAAACTGTACTGAACAGACTGATCCAATGACTTCCAAACCTCCTCTGAATTTAGTGTTGTGTGGGAGATTGGAAACCTGGAAGATGTCGGCAGCCAATGCTATTCTGGGAGAAAGAAAGTTTGGTCCATTTGCCAAGTCATCAGAGTGTGTTAAAAAGCAGGGAGAGGTGTGTGGACGTTGGGTTTCCCTGGTGGAGCTGCCTGCCTTGTATGGAAAACCTCAGAAGGCAGTAATGGAGGAATTATCCAGGTGTTTCACCCTCTTTGATCCTGAGTGCATCCATGCTTTTATCCTAGTCTTACCTGTGGGTCCCCTCACTGATGAAGACAAGAAAGAGTGGGAGACCATCCAGGACACATTCAGCTCTCGAGTCAATGACTTCACCATGATTCTCGTCCCTGTGGAGTCAGATCCTAATTCTCCAGCTGTAGTAAGATTTCTTAAGGAGAATGTGCACATACAAGAGCTCCTTCAGAGCTGTGGAGAACGATATGTTGTCTTTGACCTTAGAGACAAGCAGCAGGTCTTTAATGTGTTGCACGCTGTGGAAAAGATGAGAGCTGGTGACTCCAGAGGTTTCACAAAGAAAATGCTGGTCAATCCACGGGTGAAAAACGTTGCAAAACCAAAATCTGTACTCGAATTGGCTTATAAGCATCAGAGTAGAGAGTGTCTCAGGATGGTGCTGATTGGGAAGACTGGTTGTGGAAAGAGTGCAACAGCAAACACTATTTTGGGCAAACAATGCTTCAAATCTAAAGCCTGCCCAAAGTCAGTGACCGAGTTTTGCCGGAAAGAAACAGGAGAGATTGATGGACGGACTGCCATCATAGTTGACACCCCTGGCTTGTTTGACACGACTCTGACCAACGAAGAAGTTAAACGGGAGCTTGTGAAATGCGTCAGCTTGTTGGCTCCAGGACCTCATGTGTTCTTATTAGTGCTAAAGATCGGCCGCTTTACCCAAGAGGAGAAAGATACTGTGGAACTGATCAAGGAGTTCTTTGGCAAGAATTCAGGAGACTACATCATTCTCATATTCACAAGAGGAGATGATCTGAGAAATCAAACATTTGAGAATTACATACGGGATGGCTTTGTTGAAAAACTGatagaggactgtggaggaagaTACCAGGTCTTCAATAACAGAAGTTCAGAAGATCAGAAACGTGCTCAAGCCAGAGAACTACTGGACAACGTTGAATCAATGGTGAACAGAAATGGTGGGGGCTGCTACACCTCTGAGATGTTTCAAGAAGCTGAGGCAGCCATACAAAAGGAAGTGAAGAGAATCCTGAAGGAAAAGGAAgaagacatacagagagagatgatggacgttgaaaataaacat